A genomic region of Vanessa tameamea isolate UH-Manoa-2023 chromosome 11, ilVanTame1 primary haplotype, whole genome shotgun sequence contains the following coding sequences:
- the LOC113395168 gene encoding glycerol-3-phosphate phosphatase-like has product MEPVNLMELDGNKLKEFLASFDHVFSDCDGVVWAKTPLPGVGKFFELMQRLGKTVHFVSNNSLRTKENYESLFQAAGIKSGFDNLTIPSSAICEYLKSVKFNKTVYCVTCPETISVLESHGFKCKEGPEVGTYYYGDYIEYLTDDEEIGAVVFDSDFKVNLPKMYKALTYLKRPEVLFVNGATDRYVPLKPGSLALGTGVFSDIVSVESKRQPILLGKPGKAFGEFAMKRAGVTDPSRVLFIGDMIEQDVGLGRASGFKTLLVLTNKTKEEMMSHESLKPDYYADSLGSLVPILS; this is encoded by the exons ATGGAACCAGTGAATCTTATGGAATTAGATGGGAATAAGTTAAAAGAATTTCTCGCTTCTTTCGATCACGTGTTCTCGGATTGCGACG GTGTCGTATGGGCTAAAACCCCATTACCAGGCGTGGGCAAGTTCTTCGAACTGATGCAGCGGCTTGGGAAGACAGTGCATTTCGTGTCAAACAATAGTTTAcgaacaaaagaaaattatgaaTCGCTATTTCAAGCGGCTGGTATTAAGAGCGgtttt gataatcTCACAATCCCTTCATCAGCGATATGCGAGTATTTGAAATCAGTTAAATTCAACAAAACAGTTTATTGTGTAACATGCCCGGAGACCATCTCAGTGCTGGAATCACATGGCTTTAAATGCAAAGAAGGG cccGAAGTCGGTACTTATTATTACGGGGACTATATAGAATACTTAACCGATGATGAAGAGATAGGTGCGGTTGTCTTCGATAGCGACTTTAAGGTGAACCTGCCAAAGATGTACAAGGCTCTTACTTACCTCAAGAGGCCAGAAGTACTCTTTGTTAATGGAGCGACTGACAGATACGTACCCTTGAAGCCGGGGTCCTTAGCTCTAG GTACTGGAGTATTTAGCGATATAGTAAGCGTAGAGTCGAAACGGCAACCCATATTGCTCGGTAAGCCAGGCAAGGCGTTTGGCGAATTTGCTATGAAACGAGCGGGCGTTACTGATCCGAGCCGAGTGCTATTCATTGGTGATAT GATAGAACAAGATGTAGGTTTGGGCAGAGCTTCAGGTTTTAAGACTCTCCTGGTATTAACCAATAAAACAAAAGAGGAAATGATGTCACACGAATCACTTAAACCAGATTATTATGCTGATTCCTTGGGAAGCTTAGTTCCTATATTATCTTAA